A region from the Paenibacillus humicola genome encodes:
- a CDS encoding DUF5693 family protein, translated as MLRHWHQWERRARKVLWALVILGIAASLPLAAARWQMEKTSNQIEYIFDYRDLVQIAAYQAHPQQFIADQLGPMKQAGINTMAVYESTLQELSWAGRLTIYDSAQAGELRHKPVPADENYTYVLFAGSAEETALRPVIESVFRQWDIGVDPWSLDGRPGLIIETPVQNATLKALPPDPIAMQTLHEAGFQILPRLSDRAPYNQQDVDAQLASFKELGVTRILFEGNAVKGFADQADKKTLNAFAELLNKYGIGIAVIENSKPQQGLNTLSYLIHYNVARLYSLPENDAASLKPVDITDRFLLAAKDRSIRLFYINGAPSSNPDKAQITTPLQNIYDALQGADGQEGAVQKLTDFGFPAGTATPFQYETASWNKPLKAVVSAGAVAYIALLIATFLPGVLIPVFLLGLVGSAGLYVLSTSVLEQGLALGAAISAPTLAIIWALGRVRAHTVGPLRPIGGPDGPPSGASGEAWVFRGIGAGRRLGMALAIFIATAVISCSGIPFVVGLLNNITYKLVLEQFRGVSLLHLAPIALTAVYVFLYTNRYSVIESLRRLLNMKITVLWVVAAAVIGAAGLYYLSRTGNSGQASSIELVFRNALETTFGVRPRTKEFLLAHPLFIFGLFLALRYRAAWVLFIVASIGQLSMVDTFAHIHTALHISLIRILLGLGLGLLIGLVLIAVWQIGEGVWKRWTPRSAEKHPDVKSGA; from the coding sequence GTGCTTCGACATTGGCATCAATGGGAACGCAGAGCGCGGAAAGTGTTGTGGGCGCTTGTCATCTTGGGAATCGCCGCATCGCTGCCGCTTGCCGCGGCCCGCTGGCAGATGGAGAAAACCTCGAATCAAATCGAGTATATATTCGATTATCGCGATCTGGTTCAAATCGCCGCCTATCAGGCGCACCCGCAGCAGTTCATCGCGGACCAGCTCGGCCCGATGAAGCAAGCGGGCATCAATACGATGGCCGTATATGAAAGCACGCTGCAGGAGCTGAGCTGGGCGGGCAGACTGACCATTTACGATTCGGCCCAGGCGGGCGAGCTTCGGCACAAGCCGGTACCGGCCGATGAGAACTATACGTACGTGCTTTTTGCCGGCAGCGCGGAAGAGACCGCTCTTCGCCCGGTAATCGAGTCGGTATTCCGGCAATGGGATATCGGCGTCGATCCCTGGAGCCTGGACGGGCGGCCGGGTCTCATTATCGAAACGCCGGTTCAAAATGCAACGCTGAAGGCTTTGCCGCCGGACCCGATCGCGATGCAAACGCTGCATGAGGCCGGGTTCCAGATTTTGCCGCGTCTCTCCGACCGCGCCCCGTACAACCAGCAGGATGTCGACGCTCAGCTGGCGTCCTTTAAGGAGCTTGGCGTAACCCGGATCCTGTTCGAGGGCAATGCGGTGAAAGGCTTTGCCGATCAGGCGGACAAGAAGACGCTGAACGCTTTCGCGGAGCTGTTGAATAAATACGGCATCGGCATCGCCGTGATCGAAAATTCCAAGCCGCAGCAGGGGCTGAATACGCTCAGCTACTTGATTCATTACAATGTCGCCCGGCTGTATTCCCTTCCGGAGAACGACGCCGCCTCGCTGAAGCCGGTGGATATTACCGACCGCTTCCTGCTTGCGGCGAAGGACCGCAGCATCCGGCTTTTCTACATCAACGGCGCGCCGTCGAGCAACCCGGACAAAGCGCAAATTACAACGCCGCTGCAAAATATTTACGACGCGCTCCAAGGCGCGGACGGACAGGAAGGCGCCGTGCAGAAGCTGACGGATTTCGGCTTCCCGGCCGGTACGGCAACACCGTTCCAATACGAGACGGCTTCCTGGAACAAACCGCTTAAGGCCGTCGTTTCGGCCGGCGCCGTCGCTTATATCGCGCTGCTGATCGCCACGTTCCTGCCGGGCGTGCTCATTCCGGTCTTCCTGCTCGGCCTCGTCGGCAGTGCCGGCCTGTACGTGCTGTCGACATCGGTGCTAGAGCAGGGGCTGGCGCTGGGCGCCGCGATCAGCGCGCCGACGCTGGCGATTATATGGGCGCTCGGAAGAGTGCGAGCCCATACGGTCGGGCCGCTTCGTCCGATCGGAGGCCCGGACGGTCCGCCGTCCGGAGCTTCCGGCGAGGCATGGGTGTTCCGCGGTATCGGCGCGGGCCGCAGACTCGGCATGGCGCTCGCGATTTTTATCGCCACGGCTGTCATTTCGTGCTCCGGCATTCCGTTTGTCGTGGGACTGCTCAACAACATTACGTATAAGCTCGTACTGGAGCAGTTCCGCGGGGTCAGCCTGCTGCACCTGGCGCCGATTGCGCTGACGGCCGTTTACGTCTTCCTGTATACGAACCGTTATTCGGTGATCGAAAGCCTGCGCAGGCTGCTTAATATGAAAATAACGGTGCTGTGGGTCGTTGCAGCCGCCGTCATCGGCGCCGCCGGCCTGTATTACTTGTCGCGCACGGGCAACTCCGGACAAGCCTCTTCGATCGAGCTCGTGTTCCGCAATGCGCTGGAGACGACGTTCGGCGTGCGTCCGAGAACGAAAGAATTTTTGCTGGCGCATCCGCTGTTTATATTTGGCTTGTTCCTTGCGCTTCGTTATCGCGCGGCATGGGTATTGTTTATCGTAGCCTCCATCGGACAGCTGTCGATGGTGGATACGTTCGCCCACATTCATACGGCGCTTCATATTTCGTTGATCCGCATTCTGCTTGGCCTGGGCCTCGGCCTCCTGATCGGTCTTGTGCTGATCGCGGTATGGCAGATCGGGGAAGGAGTTTGGAAACGATGGACGCCTCGTTCGGCGGAAAAACATCCGGACGTCAAGTCCGGCGCGTAG
- a CDS encoding phospho-sugar mutase — MTQSAKQRYEGWLADPAIDEGTKEELRSLAGSDKEIEDRFYRDLEFGTGGLRGVMGAGTNRMNVYTVGKATQGLAQWVLSKGGSPAVVIAHDSRNNSPEFALDAALVLAASGVKTYLFPSLRPTPQLSFAVRSLGAASGVVITASHNPPEYNGYKVYGSDGCQLVPADAEQVIAAIRGVGGFDQVGRISREEAEAKGLIVWLGEAEDREFIETVAAQSLNGELLKGELGESFSIVYTPLHGAGNWPVRHVLERAGFRNVHIVAEQEQPDGYFSTVKSPNPEERDAFELAIRLGREKNADIIVGTDPDCDRMGAVVRNHNGEYVVLTGNQSGAIMVDYVLGTLKRRGELPANGAVIKTIVTSEMGADIARSYGAAVINTLTGFKYIGEKITQFERTGDHTFLFGYEESYGYLTGTYARDKDAVVASLLICEAAAYYKSQGKTLYDVLLELYAKYGTYLEQLESRTLKGVDGVHKIGAIMDDWRSNPPEEVAGVKVEQVLDYLPGLDGLPSENVLKYKLADGSWFCLRPSGTEPKIKVYFAVRGGSQSEASAALGKLTKQVMERVDGKS, encoded by the coding sequence ATGACACAATCGGCTAAGCAGCGTTATGAGGGATGGCTTGCGGACCCGGCGATCGATGAGGGGACGAAGGAAGAGCTCCGGTCGCTGGCCGGCAGCGACAAGGAAATCGAAGACCGGTTCTACCGCGATTTGGAATTCGGCACCGGCGGATTGAGAGGCGTTATGGGCGCGGGCACGAACCGGATGAATGTCTATACGGTTGGCAAAGCGACACAGGGGCTCGCGCAGTGGGTGCTCAGTAAAGGCGGCAGTCCGGCCGTCGTCATCGCTCACGATTCCCGCAACAATTCCCCCGAATTCGCGCTGGACGCCGCGCTGGTGCTGGCGGCCAGCGGCGTCAAAACGTATCTGTTCCCGTCGCTCCGGCCGACGCCGCAGTTATCGTTCGCCGTCCGGTCGCTGGGCGCGGCGAGCGGCGTCGTCATAACCGCCAGCCACAACCCGCCGGAATATAACGGCTATAAAGTATACGGTTCGGATGGCTGCCAGCTCGTGCCGGCCGACGCCGAGCAGGTGATCGCCGCCATTCGCGGCGTCGGCGGCTTCGATCAGGTCGGCCGGATAAGCCGCGAGGAAGCGGAAGCGAAAGGGCTGATCGTCTGGCTGGGCGAAGCGGAGGACCGGGAATTTATCGAAACGGTCGCTGCCCAAAGCCTGAACGGGGAACTGCTGAAAGGCGAGCTTGGCGAATCGTTCTCCATCGTCTATACGCCGCTGCACGGGGCGGGCAACTGGCCGGTGCGCCATGTTCTCGAACGGGCCGGCTTCCGGAACGTGCATATCGTCGCCGAGCAGGAGCAGCCGGACGGCTACTTCAGCACGGTCAAATCGCCGAATCCGGAAGAGCGGGACGCTTTCGAGCTGGCCATACGGCTGGGCCGGGAGAAAAATGCCGACATCATCGTCGGGACCGATCCGGACTGCGACCGGATGGGAGCGGTCGTTCGCAACCATAACGGCGAGTATGTCGTCCTGACCGGCAATCAATCCGGCGCCATTATGGTCGATTACGTCCTGGGCACGCTGAAGCGCCGCGGGGAGCTTCCGGCGAACGGCGCCGTCATCAAGACGATCGTAACGAGCGAAATGGGCGCCGACATCGCCCGATCCTACGGAGCGGCCGTTATCAACACGCTGACCGGCTTCAAATATATCGGCGAGAAAATTACGCAGTTCGAACGGACGGGAGACCATACTTTCCTGTTCGGTTATGAGGAAAGCTACGGCTATTTGACCGGGACATACGCCCGCGACAAGGACGCCGTCGTCGCTTCGCTGCTCATTTGCGAAGCGGCGGCTTATTACAAATCGCAGGGCAAGACGCTCTACGACGTGCTGCTCGAGCTGTACGCCAAATACGGCACCTATCTGGAGCAGTTGGAATCGCGCACGCTGAAAGGGGTGGACGGCGTGCACAAAATCGGCGCCATTATGGACGACTGGCGCAGCAATCCGCCGGAGGAGGTAGCCGGCGTGAAGGTCGAGCAGGTGCTCGATTATTTGCCGGGCCTGGACGGTCTGCCGTCCGAGAATGTGTTGAAATACAAGCTGGCGGACGGATCCTGGTTCTGCCTCCGCCCTTCGGGAACGGAGCCGAAAATCAAGGTGTATTTTGCCGTACGCGGCGGCTCGCAAAGCGAGGCGTCCGCAGCGCTCGGCAAGCTGACGAAGCAGGTCATGGAGCGGGTGGACGGCAAATCATAA
- the fabZ gene encoding 3-hydroxyacyl-ACP dehydratase FabZ translates to MLDSRQIQQLIPHRPPFLLVDRILEAEPGKRAVGLKNVTMNEPYFIGHFPEYPVMPGVLIVEALAQVGTVAIMLIEENRGKIGFFAGIDNFRFRGQVTPGDTLTLEVVVTRWKGSIGKGQATAKVEDKVVAEGEIMFALRDPE, encoded by the coding sequence ATGCTCGATAGCAGACAAATTCAGCAGCTTATTCCGCACCGCCCGCCGTTTTTGCTCGTGGACCGGATTTTGGAGGCAGAGCCGGGCAAACGGGCCGTCGGCCTGAAAAACGTCACGATGAACGAACCGTATTTTATCGGCCATTTCCCCGAGTATCCGGTTATGCCCGGCGTCTTGATCGTCGAGGCGCTTGCGCAGGTGGGGACTGTGGCCATTATGCTGATCGAAGAGAACCGGGGGAAAATCGGGTTTTTCGCCGGGATCGACAACTTCCGTTTCCGCGGTCAGGTGACGCCGGGCGATACGCTGACGCTAGAGGTAGTCGTCACCCGCTGGAAAGGATCGATCGGCAAAGGACAAGCCACGGCGAAGGTCGAGGACAAAGTCGTGGCGGAAGGCGAGATCATGTTCGCGCTTCGCGATCCGGAATAA
- a CDS encoding CDP-alcohol phosphatidyltransferase family protein, with protein MNLPNLLTMLRFVLIPVYIAVFASGHMIWAFVVVLAAGLTDILDGYLARRNGQVTAVGSMLDPLADKTMMIAVILSLLITGHIPWSAGAAIFLRDLGMIAGSAFFHFRGKKTVPANWMGKLTTVLYYTAILFIFFEAPFAKAYLWGVIGFSFLTAIIYIFLFVALNDKDRGSDSRPSPLKNEADGLDDDARHGA; from the coding sequence ATGAATTTGCCTAATCTGCTCACAATGCTGCGATTTGTTCTCATTCCCGTATATATTGCCGTTTTTGCTTCAGGTCATATGATCTGGGCGTTCGTTGTCGTGTTGGCGGCGGGGCTTACGGATATTCTGGACGGCTATTTGGCGCGGCGAAACGGCCAGGTCACGGCAGTCGGCTCGATGCTCGATCCCCTTGCCGACAAAACGATGATGATCGCCGTTATTTTATCGCTGCTCATCACCGGGCATATTCCTTGGAGCGCCGGCGCAGCCATATTTTTGCGGGATCTCGGCATGATTGCCGGGTCGGCCTTTTTTCATTTTCGGGGCAAGAAAACCGTGCCCGCGAACTGGATGGGCAAGCTGACGACCGTTTTGTATTATACCGCCATCCTGTTTATTTTTTTCGAGGCGCCGTTCGCGAAGGCTTACTTATGGGGTGTCATCGGCTTCTCGTTTTTGACCGCGATTATTTACATCTTCCTGTTCGTCGCCCTGAACGACAAGGATCGCGGAAGCGATTCGAGGCCTTCGCCGCTTAAGAACGAAGCGGACGGCCTGGACGACGACGCCCGCCACGGCGCTTAA
- a CDS encoding DNA-directed RNA polymerase subunit beta, producing the protein METKKDMAAGAESVSRAERTGLLGVSAPDGEAALKETSKSQSGGNAADKHAEAGKRHPALRALLWTLRKSIVPALFVVALIGGLYVGYTVLGKKPGEDVFEWHTWKHMYDLVFADS; encoded by the coding sequence GTGGAAACGAAGAAGGATATGGCCGCCGGCGCCGAAAGCGTGTCCCGTGCCGAAAGAACCGGTCTGCTCGGGGTAAGCGCCCCGGACGGCGAAGCGGCGCTCAAGGAGACTTCGAAGTCACAAAGCGGAGGCAATGCCGCGGACAAGCACGCAGAAGCCGGGAAGCGCCATCCGGCGCTGCGCGCGCTGCTTTGGACGCTGCGCAAAAGCATCGTCCCCGCGCTGTTTGTGGTCGCGCTGATCGGCGGATTATATGTCGGCTATACCGTTCTCGGCAAAAAGCCCGGCGAAGACGTATTTGAGTGGCATACCTGGAAGCATATGTACGATCTGGTATTTGCGGATTCGTAA
- a CDS encoding flagellar hook-basal body protein — MNGSMINAMVSMNGLQVKLDMIADNMANANTAGYKRKQGSFEDLLTTLKQQPQGFAQPGRLTPLGLNQGWGSRLVAARTDFAQGSLQQTDQPYDVALTGDALFEVMTDGAGGRAYTRDGAFQTVLDGEGNRILTTQNGYPVSAANGTRIVIPAAERSVRIERDGRVVGLSDGGAETQLGRIAVVRAIKPELLEQTADNLFAVPAGMNRTDVVEDVVPDAGNGIALKQGFIEQSNVNMTDEMTELMSVQRAYQLSARALTSSDTMMGLANNLRA; from the coding sequence GTGAACGGCTCCATGATTAATGCAATGGTTTCCATGAACGGGCTGCAAGTAAAGCTCGACATGATTGCCGATAATATGGCTAACGCGAATACGGCCGGCTACAAGCGCAAGCAGGGTTCGTTCGAGGATCTGCTTACGACGCTTAAGCAGCAGCCGCAGGGTTTCGCCCAGCCGGGGAGGCTCACGCCGCTCGGTTTGAACCAGGGATGGGGCTCTCGCCTTGTTGCGGCCCGAACCGATTTCGCTCAGGGATCGCTGCAGCAGACGGATCAGCCATACGATGTGGCGCTTACAGGCGATGCTTTGTTTGAAGTGATGACGGACGGAGCGGGTGGACGGGCTTACACGCGGGACGGAGCGTTTCAAACTGTCCTTGACGGGGAGGGCAATCGGATCCTGACGACCCAAAACGGGTACCCGGTCTCCGCCGCCAACGGTACGAGGATTGTCATTCCCGCAGCAGAGCGCTCTGTGCGCATCGAGCGGGACGGCCGCGTCGTCGGACTCTCGGATGGCGGCGCCGAAACGCAGCTTGGCCGGATCGCGGTCGTTCGGGCGATAAAGCCGGAGCTTCTCGAGCAAACGGCGGACAACCTGTTCGCCGTCCCCGCCGGCATGAACCGGACGGACGTGGTGGAGGACGTCGTGCCCGATGCGGGTAACGGAATCGCACTCAAGCAGGGCTTTATCGAGCAGTCGAATGTCAACATGACGGATGAAATGACAGAACTTATGAGCGTGCAGCGCGCTTATCAATTAAGCGCAAGAGCGCTGACATCGAGCGATACGATGATGGGGCTTGCCAACAATTTGCGCGCGTAA
- a CDS encoding flagellar hook-basal body protein codes for MLRGLYTAAAGMITQQHRHDTITNNISNLNTPGYKANEAVARSFPDMLIKLTGTGGTPQQTVGRVNSGVFAEESLQLQLQGDLVQTNKSGDFAIVSDIEVPGVSFDESGRSVAPDGTVTFRPQAFFTVQNADGETRYTRDGQFSLDDRGDLLATDGSRVLGTGGPIRLPAGVSLDQLTLTPDRRLVDSTTGADYGQLLITRVDNPNALIREGNGNFRLTGDPAGARPAAAAANVEVRQGYIERSNVDAARSMVDLMAAQRAYEANQKVIQFYDKSLDEAVNQVGKV; via the coding sequence ATGCTCAGAGGCTTATACACGGCGGCGGCCGGCATGATCACCCAGCAGCACCGCCACGACACGATAACGAACAATATTTCCAACCTGAATACGCCGGGCTACAAGGCGAACGAGGCCGTCGCGCGCTCTTTTCCGGATATGCTGATCAAGCTGACGGGAACGGGCGGCACGCCGCAGCAGACGGTCGGACGCGTCAATTCCGGCGTATTCGCCGAGGAGAGCCTGCAGCTTCAGCTGCAGGGGGATCTTGTCCAGACGAACAAGTCCGGCGACTTCGCCATCGTTTCCGACATCGAGGTTCCCGGCGTATCCTTCGACGAGTCGGGCAGGTCGGTTGCGCCGGACGGTACGGTTACCTTCCGGCCGCAGGCGTTTTTCACGGTGCAGAACGCAGACGGCGAAACCCGTTATACGCGCGACGGTCAATTTTCATTGGACGACCGGGGCGATCTGCTTGCTACGGACGGCTCCCGGGTGCTCGGAACGGGCGGGCCGATCCGGCTGCCGGCAGGCGTTTCGCTGGATCAGCTGACGCTTACCCCGGACCGGCGGCTGGTCGACAGTACGACCGGCGCTGATTACGGTCAGCTGCTCATTACCCGGGTCGACAATCCGAATGCGCTGATCCGCGAAGGAAACGGCAATTTCCGGCTGACGGGGGACCCGGCCGGAGCGAGGCCGGCCGCCGCGGCGGCCAACGTCGAAGTGAGGCAGGGCTATATCGAACGGTCCAACGTGGACGCGGCCCGGTCGATGGTCGATTTGATGGCGGCGCAGCGGGCCTACGAAGCGAACCAGAAGGTCATCCAGTTCTACGACAAAAGCCTGGATGAAGCCGTCAATCAAGTCGGCAAGGTATAG
- the mreB gene encoding rod shape-determining protein MreB has product MFSKDIGIDLGTANVSIHVRGRGVVLDEPSVVAIESDTKRVLAVGEEAHRMVGRTPGNIIAIRPLRDGVIADFEVTEIMLKAFIDRVGGRSWHSRPRILICAPTNITSVEQKAIREAAERSGAKDVFLDEEPKAAAIGAGMDIYQPSGNMVVDIGGGTTDVAVLSMGDVVTASSIKVAGDKFDSAIMKYIKNKYKLLIGERTSEDIKIKIGTVYADGRQDEIDIRGRDMVSGLPLTVTIHSEEVREALWEPVASIVSAAKSVLERTPPELSADIIDRGVILTGGGALLDGLDALLAEELKVPVLIAEDPMHCVVKGTGLLLDHLDRSPRKK; this is encoded by the coding sequence ATGTTTAGCAAGGACATCGGAATCGATTTAGGCACGGCGAACGTATCCATTCATGTTAGAGGGAGGGGCGTCGTTCTGGATGAGCCTTCGGTCGTGGCGATCGAAAGCGACACGAAGCGCGTGCTCGCCGTAGGCGAAGAAGCCCACCGCATGGTAGGAAGAACGCCCGGCAACATTATTGCCATCCGCCCGCTCAGGGACGGGGTCATTGCGGATTTTGAAGTGACGGAAATTATGCTGAAGGCGTTTATCGACCGCGTCGGAGGCCGCTCGTGGCACAGCCGTCCTCGCATCCTCATCTGCGCGCCGACGAACATCACGTCGGTCGAGCAGAAGGCGATCCGCGAGGCGGCGGAACGAAGCGGGGCGAAGGATGTGTTCCTCGACGAAGAGCCGAAGGCGGCGGCCATCGGGGCGGGTATGGACATTTATCAGCCGAGCGGCAATATGGTCGTCGATATCGGCGGCGGAACGACGGATGTAGCCGTGCTATCCATGGGCGACGTCGTCACCGCCTCTTCTATTAAAGTTGCGGGGGACAAGTTCGACTCGGCGATTATGAAATATATAAAAAACAAATACAAGCTGCTGATCGGAGAACGGACAAGCGAGGATATCAAGATCAAAATCGGCACCGTCTATGCGGACGGGCGCCAGGATGAAATCGATATTCGCGGGCGGGATATGGTATCCGGGCTGCCGCTGACGGTGACGATCCATTCGGAGGAAGTGCGCGAAGCGCTTTGGGAGCCGGTGGCGTCCATCGTTTCGGCGGCCAAATCGGTACTGGAACGGACACCGCCGGAGCTGTCGGCGGACATTATCGACCGCGGCGTCATTTTGACCGGCGGCGGAGCGCTGCTGGACGGCCTCGACGCGCTGCTGGCCGAGGAGCTTAAGGTGCCCGTGCTGATTGCCGAGGATCCGATGCACTGCGTCGTGAAAGGGACCGGCCTGCTGCTTGACCATCTGGACCGTTCGCCGCGCAAGAAGTAG
- the spoIIID gene encoding sporulation transcriptional regulator SpoIIID encodes MHDYIKERTIKIGRCIVETKHTVRTIAKEFGVSKSTVHKDLTERLPEINPDLADQVKHILEYHKSIRHLRGGEATKIKYKKSSGRRREVLTAAKT; translated from the coding sequence GTGCACGATTACATCAAGGAACGGACGATAAAAATCGGCCGGTGCATCGTCGAAACGAAGCATACGGTACGGACGATCGCCAAGGAATTTGGCGTTTCCAAAAGCACGGTGCACAAGGATTTGACCGAGCGGCTGCCGGAAATCAACCCGGATTTGGCAGATCAGGTCAAGCATATCCTGGAGTACCACAAATCGATCCGGCATTTGCGGGGAGGAGAAGCGACGAAAATCAAGTACAAAAAGTCCAGCGGACGCAGGCGCGAAGTGCTCACCGCCGCAAAAACGTAA
- a CDS encoding M23 family metallopeptidase — translation MSDQNKPKLQEESPKTAMGGTAVKPSAWRKMLSKKWAAPAAFMAAAAIIVTLMWIYRGEDQTPAATTTTSGVETSQGGDQTSAADTPSSDTLEVLSGNETMQWPVVNQKDVKVVAPFYDASASDQDRQAALIQSGNTFMTNTGIDLARSDDKTFDVTAALSGTVVVAEKQPLNGNVIEIKHADGVVTLYESLADLQVKVGDVVKQGTLIAHAGRSELEQDLGNHLHFEVRKDGKPINPSALLAAE, via the coding sequence ATGAGTGATCAAAACAAACCGAAGCTTCAAGAGGAATCTCCCAAAACTGCAATGGGGGGAACTGCCGTCAAACCTTCCGCCTGGAGAAAAATGCTGTCGAAGAAATGGGCAGCGCCAGCAGCGTTCATGGCCGCGGCGGCAATTATCGTAACCTTAATGTGGATCTACCGGGGAGAAGATCAGACACCTGCGGCGACGACAACGACTTCCGGCGTGGAAACCAGTCAAGGCGGCGATCAAACGTCGGCAGCCGATACGCCCTCGAGCGATACGCTCGAAGTGTTGAGCGGCAACGAAACGATGCAGTGGCCGGTCGTCAATCAGAAGGACGTGAAGGTCGTAGCTCCGTTCTATGACGCGAGTGCTTCCGATCAGGATCGCCAGGCTGCGCTCATTCAATCGGGCAACACGTTCATGACGAACACGGGGATCGACCTCGCCCGGTCGGACGACAAAACGTTCGACGTCACGGCAGCGCTGAGCGGTACCGTCGTCGTAGCGGAAAAGCAGCCGCTTAACGGCAACGTCATCGAGATCAAGCATGCGGACGGCGTCGTGACGCTGTATGAAAGCCTTGCGGATCTCCAGGTCAAAGTCGGCGACGTTGTGAAGCAGGGAACGCTGATCGCCCATGCCGGACGGAGCGAGCTGGAGCAGGATCTGGGCAACCATCTTCACTTTGAAGTCCGCAAGGACGGCAAGCCGATCAACCCGAGCGCGCTGCTCGCAGCCGAATAA
- the spoIID gene encoding stage II sporulation protein D: MRIRWSTGGRGGRLKFGTRPWWILFACGFLAILAIKTADRAHLRQQENQREPAAWTVETESAPVVPEKDDGPATNGKPASGPAASDKSGGMIGNSPLRKLSDYDRLFVSVYLTKEKRIEKLPIELYVRGVIAGEMPVDFQLEALKAQAIAARTYIYRRLADDDRSGMPEGSGDAEVTDTTRHQVYIPLAELLGRWQGETKLANLEKLNRAVKETKGLIVTYHGQPIQAAFFSTSNGYTENASDYWNVDLPYLRSVASPWDVSLSPSYKTTTELGIGDFSARLGVSEQDSRGMRVLETTAGKRIKSVEIGGKTLSGREVREKLGLSSSEFDWKIDGDTVRITCYGSGHGVGMSQWGADGMALDGMKAPQILAHYYSGTELEQVSKLPFAGLS; encoded by the coding sequence ATGCGGATACGATGGAGCACTGGCGGACGAGGAGGGCGGCTGAAGTTTGGGACAAGACCGTGGTGGATCCTTTTTGCCTGCGGGTTTCTGGCAATTCTAGCGATCAAGACGGCGGACCGGGCGCATCTGCGGCAGCAAGAGAATCAGCGGGAGCCGGCGGCGTGGACGGTGGAGACGGAATCGGCGCCCGTCGTGCCGGAAAAGGACGACGGACCCGCTACGAACGGGAAGCCCGCAAGCGGCCCCGCTGCATCGGACAAGTCCGGAGGCATGATAGGAAACAGCCCGCTCCGCAAGCTGAGCGATTACGACCGGCTGTTCGTCAGCGTTTATTTGACGAAGGAAAAACGGATCGAGAAGCTGCCGATCGAGCTCTATGTCCGCGGCGTCATTGCCGGCGAGATGCCGGTCGATTTCCAGCTTGAGGCGCTCAAGGCGCAGGCGATCGCGGCGCGGACCTACATATACAGAAGGCTGGCGGATGACGATCGGAGCGGGATGCCGGAAGGCAGCGGAGACGCCGAGGTTACCGATACGACCCGGCATCAGGTGTATATCCCGCTTGCCGAGCTGCTCGGCCGCTGGCAGGGCGAAACGAAGCTGGCCAACCTGGAGAAGCTGAACCGCGCGGTGAAAGAGACGAAGGGGCTGATCGTCACCTATCATGGACAGCCGATCCAGGCCGCATTTTTCTCGACCAGCAACGGGTATACGGAGAACGCGTCGGATTATTGGAACGTCGATCTGCCGTATCTCCGAAGCGTGGCAAGCCCCTGGGACGTCTCCCTTTCACCCAGCTACAAGACGACGACGGAGCTCGGCATCGGCGATTTCAGCGCCAGGCTGGGCGTATCGGAACAGGATTCGCGCGGCATGCGCGTGCTGGAAACGACGGCGGGCAAGCGGATCAAGTCGGTCGAGATCGGCGGAAAAACGCTCAGCGGCCGGGAGGTGCGGGAGAAGCTCGGGCTTTCCTCCTCCGAATTCGACTGGAAGATCGACGGCGATACGGTCCGGATTACCTGCTACGGCAGCGGCCACGGCGTCGGCATGAGCCAGTGGGGGGCGGACGGCATGGCGCTCGATGGAATGAAGGCTCCGCAAATTTTGGCTCACTACTATTCGGGTACCGAGCTCGAGCAAGTTTCGAAGCTTCCTTTTGCCGGACTATCTTAA